A genomic region of Brevibacillus sp. JNUCC-41 contains the following coding sequences:
- a CDS encoding MBL fold metallo-hydrolase, protein MQNISELGYRISLIDGFDLDRRNRTGTYVIADEDITLVETSASPSIPHLMKGLEHLGIALEDITYIILTHIHLDHAGGAGLFLQHCPNAKVIVHPKGARHLEDPTRLIAGAKAVYGDEFNKLFDPILPIPFEKMLIKQDRESLQTSENSKLTFYDTPGHANHHLSIFDSVSKGMFSGDTVGIYYRELDEEGLEFYLPSTSPNQFNPEAMLAAAELYESIGVERIYFGHYGVSENPKEVYKQLHYWLPKFVATAKSAYREYASFEERVAATSKNIFTEVAFHLGEKGITTDHPVFEIIAMDLNVCSMGLIDYLVKQEKGK, encoded by the coding sequence TTGCAAAACATTAGTGAACTTGGTTATCGCATTTCATTGATTGATGGTTTTGATTTGGATAGAAGAAATCGTACAGGTACATATGTAATTGCCGATGAAGACATCACATTAGTCGAAACTTCCGCCAGCCCTTCCATCCCCCACTTAATGAAGGGGCTCGAACATTTGGGAATCGCCCTTGAAGATATTACATATATCATTCTTACCCATATTCATTTGGACCATGCAGGTGGAGCTGGACTTTTTTTACAGCATTGCCCGAACGCAAAAGTGATCGTCCATCCAAAAGGTGCACGTCATCTAGAAGATCCAACACGTTTGATTGCTGGGGCTAAAGCAGTATATGGTGATGAATTCAACAAGCTTTTCGATCCGATTTTACCTATTCCGTTTGAAAAAATGCTGATTAAACAGGATCGGGAATCCCTGCAAACAAGTGAAAATTCAAAGTTGACCTTTTATGATACTCCGGGGCACGCAAACCATCATTTAAGCATATTCGATTCGGTTTCAAAAGGGATGTTTTCAGGTGACACCGTAGGCATCTATTATCGTGAACTCGATGAAGAAGGTCTGGAATTTTACTTACCTTCCACATCGCCAAACCAATTCAACCCCGAAGCAATGCTTGCAGCAGCGGAATTGTATGAAAGCATCGGCGTCGAACGTATATATTTTGGCCATTATGGGGTTTCTGAAAACCCTAAGGAAGTATATAAACAACTTCATTACTGGCTGCCTAAATTTGTTGCGACTGCCAAATCGGCTTACAGGGAATATGCGAGCTTTGAGGAACGAGTGGCAGCGACCAGTAAAAATATTTTCACGGAAGTCGCCTTTCATTTAGGCGAAAAAGGAATCACCACAGATCATCCTGTTTTTGAAATCATCGCCATGGACCTGAACGTTTGTTCCATGGGATTGATAGACTATCTGGTAAAACAGGAAAAAGGGAAGTAG
- the cbpB gene encoding cyclic-di-AMP-binding protein CbpB, with protein MIGTHDGDLLESSVKDLMISSERVAHVQVTNNLEHALLVLTKSGYTAIPVLDPMYKLHGLISTPVILDSILGLERIEFDNLENKKVSEIMNIEIPRLHIDDTLTKGVELLIDHPFVCVENDEHVFEGILTRRAILKKVFKQNTPDK; from the coding sequence ATGATCGGTACTCATGATGGGGATTTATTGGAATCCAGCGTTAAAGACTTAATGATTTCTTCTGAACGCGTGGCCCACGTGCAGGTAACCAATAATTTAGAACATGCACTATTGGTATTAACAAAGAGCGGTTATACGGCCATTCCTGTGTTAGATCCGATGTATAAACTGCATGGTTTAATTAGCACACCAGTCATTCTTGATTCAATCTTGGGACTGGAACGAATTGAATTTGATAATCTTGAGAATAAAAAAGTTTCCGAAATAATGAATATAGAAATACCTCGCCTGCATATTGATGATACATTGACAAAGGGTGTGGAATTGTTGATTGATCATCCTTTTGTCTGTGTGGAGAATGACGAACATGTATTTGAAGGTATCTTAACGAGAAGAGCAATCCTGAAAAAGGTATTTAAACAAAATACACCCGATAAATAA
- a CDS encoding metallophosphoesterase: protein MNKPISRRTFLKKSLGTLATLTGLGIGGNYYAHNLEPKWLEIKHKIISHPLIPKGFHGMKMIQFSDTHLGFQFQLKDLQAIVNKINQLDPDVILFTGDLMDHPNKYKDHQKIPLVLNQLKAPLGKFSIYGNHDHGGYGSEIYSDIMEKSHFTMLQNTSTRITLLTAEEIVIAGIDDAMLGKPDFEKALSGIPDEVFTIMLSHAPDLADTSRTYDIQYQISGHSHGGQVQIPFAGALVTPPYAEKYREGTYEIDSLTLHVNRGLGTTRLPYRFLSRPELTVYEFQSES from the coding sequence TTGAATAAACCCATATCCAGAAGAACATTCTTAAAGAAAAGTCTTGGTACATTGGCTACCTTAACCGGTTTGGGTATTGGCGGAAACTATTATGCCCATAATTTGGAACCGAAATGGTTAGAAATCAAGCATAAAATCATCAGCCACCCTCTTATCCCAAAAGGTTTTCATGGCATGAAAATGATCCAATTCAGTGATACGCATTTAGGCTTTCAATTTCAGCTTAAAGATTTACAAGCAATTGTCAATAAGATAAACCAACTGGACCCTGATGTTATTTTATTTACCGGAGATTTGATGGACCATCCTAATAAATACAAGGATCACCAGAAAATCCCTCTAGTTTTAAATCAGCTCAAAGCGCCACTTGGAAAATTCAGCATCTACGGTAACCATGATCATGGGGGATATGGCTCAGAAATTTACAGCGATATCATGGAAAAATCCCATTTTACCATGTTGCAAAATACCTCAACTAGGATTACCTTATTAACGGCTGAAGAAATAGTCATTGCCGGGATTGATGATGCCATGCTAGGAAAACCTGATTTTGAAAAAGCACTATCGGGCATCCCTGATGAAGTGTTCACCATTATGCTTTCGCATGCCCCTGACCTTGCCGACACATCAAGGACTTATGACATCCAGTATCAAATAAGCGGTCACAGTCACGGAGGACAAGTACAAATCCCCTTTGCCGGTGCCCTTGTAACTCCCCCATACGCTGAAAAGTACCGGGAAGGCACGTATGAAATCGATTCATTAACGTTACATGTTAATAGAGGGCTTGGCACTACCCGTCTCCCATATCGTTTCCTTTCACGTCCGGAGTTGACAGTTTACGAATTCCAATCCGAAAGCTGA
- a CDS encoding YkuJ family protein, producing MSQLQGILTRLKSLQEQAKESESAQRFFEIDGVKKCQVTYFSKTEMFELEVYSDKGKSSKYQFDNIDMITIEIFDLLQS from the coding sequence ATGTCTCAATTACAGGGCATCCTTACCAGATTGAAAAGTCTTCAAGAGCAAGCGAAGGAATCTGAATCTGCTCAACGTTTTTTTGAAATAGATGGTGTGAAAAAGTGCCAGGTTACATATTTCAGCAAAACAGAAATGTTCGAGCTTGAAGTATACAGTGATAAAGGGAAATCATCCAAATATCAATTTGATAATATTGATATGATTACCATTGAAATCTTTGATCTTCTTCAATCTTAA
- the crcB gene encoding fluoride efflux transporter CrcB, which yields MIEVLSVFIGGFFGAASRYVLQIIFNRLLPAISIPISILLINLIGSFGLGLALPQKESWSLSLQVFLTIGFLGAFTTFSTFSMETLELIRKHRYIDSLIYITVSVLGCIGTFLCGYLSMV from the coding sequence TTGATCGAGGTTCTTTCAGTTTTTATAGGAGGCTTTTTTGGAGCGGCCTCAAGATATGTCTTGCAGATTATTTTTAATAGGCTATTGCCAGCCATCTCGATACCCATTAGCATTTTACTGATTAACCTTATAGGTTCCTTTGGGCTCGGACTGGCGTTGCCACAGAAAGAAAGCTGGTCTTTATCTTTGCAGGTTTTTCTGACAATAGGTTTCCTGGGTGCTTTTACGACCTTTTCAACATTCAGCATGGAAACACTTGAACTTATTAGGAAACACCGTTATATAGATAGCCTTATCTATATAACGGTATCTGTTTTAGGGTGTATCGGAACTTTCCTGTGCGGCTATTTAAGTATGGTATAA
- a CDS encoding MDR family MFS transporter, translated as MGQEVNSAKVQNKKLKRPFILAAIMLAMFMNAIEGTIVSTAMPAIVSDLGGFSLYSWVFSGYLLMNAVTVLIYGKLSDILGRKPVLLFGIIVFLIGSLLCGFADSMTELIIYRFIQGFGAGAVAPVASTIVGDIYKNEERARVQGYLSSVWGISAVMGPALGGLLVESLTWKLVFWVNIPLGLLSFIGIWFFLHENIEKKKRDIDYLGATLLTLSISTLMVILVEGGVKWSWASAPVISLALVAIITFIFFILQEKKAAEPMMPFEIWQERSILIANLVSLTTGVMMIGLSSFLPTFVQGVMERSPTVAGFTLTAMSIGWPIASMVSGRLLMKIGFKSTSLLGGCSLILGSLILVWMKPEAGPLIAAMGSFFVGVGMGLTSTSFIVVIQKTVSWERRGIATASNMFMRNLGNTVGAALLGGIMNMRLQAYLNEHAPAGSGVTIDTANKLLNSEERMSLPENVVNVLQEGLTLSLQTIYLIVLVFSIISFLLLTRLRKNKKE; from the coding sequence TTGGGCCAAGAAGTGAATAGTGCTAAGGTGCAGAATAAAAAATTGAAACGTCCCTTCATATTAGCTGCGATCATGTTGGCTATGTTTATGAATGCTATTGAAGGAACGATTGTGTCAACGGCAATGCCAGCCATTGTAAGTGATTTAGGCGGTTTTTCACTTTACAGCTGGGTATTTTCAGGTTATTTGCTCATGAACGCGGTAACAGTCTTGATATATGGAAAGCTATCGGATATTCTCGGGAGAAAACCTGTTTTATTATTTGGAATCATTGTCTTCCTTATTGGCTCCCTTCTCTGCGGCTTTGCAGATTCTATGACGGAACTCATCATATATCGCTTTATACAAGGTTTTGGGGCTGGGGCTGTCGCTCCTGTGGCTTCGACAATTGTTGGCGATATTTATAAAAATGAAGAGAGGGCACGCGTACAAGGGTATCTATCGAGCGTGTGGGGCATTTCGGCTGTCATGGGGCCAGCTTTGGGCGGCTTGCTCGTTGAATCCCTGACTTGGAAGCTTGTCTTCTGGGTAAATATCCCTTTGGGCTTATTATCTTTTATTGGTATTTGGTTTTTCCTTCATGAAAATATCGAAAAGAAAAAACGTGATATCGATTACCTAGGTGCAACGCTATTGACGTTATCCATATCCACTCTTATGGTGATTCTCGTAGAAGGAGGAGTGAAATGGTCATGGGCTTCAGCTCCGGTCATATCCTTGGCATTAGTGGCCATCATCACCTTCATCTTCTTCATTCTTCAGGAAAAGAAAGCAGCCGAACCGATGATGCCATTTGAAATTTGGCAGGAGCGTTCCATTCTGATTGCCAATCTTGTATCCCTGACGACAGGGGTGATGATGATCGGATTATCAAGTTTCCTCCCGACCTTCGTTCAGGGCGTGATGGAACGCTCGCCTACGGTAGCTGGTTTTACATTGACAGCCATGTCAATTGGCTGGCCGATCGCATCAATGGTCTCTGGCAGGTTATTGATGAAAATAGGATTCAAATCAACCTCCCTCCTTGGAGGGTGTTCATTGATCCTTGGGAGCTTGATCCTAGTGTGGATGAAGCCGGAAGCTGGGCCCCTTATTGCTGCCATGGGATCCTTCTTTGTCGGAGTGGGCATGGGCTTGACTTCAACCTCATTCATTGTCGTCATTCAAAAAACCGTCAGCTGGGAACGAAGGGGCATTGCTACAGCTTCCAATATGTTCATGCGTAATTTAGGGAATACTGTAGGTGCTGCATTACTTGGAGGAATCATGAATATGAGGCTTCAGGCCTACTTGAACGAGCATGCGCCAGCCGGCTCGGGAGTGACGATAGATACGGCGAATAAACTGTTGAACAGTGAAGAACGCATGTCGCTTCCAGAAAACGTTGTAAATGTTTTACAGGAAGGACTTACATTGTCTTTACAGACGATTTATCTTATTGTCCTGGTCTTCTCTATAATCAGCTTCCTATTACTTACGAGACTAAGAAAGAATAAGAAGGAATAG
- a CDS encoding EAL domain-containing protein: protein MDTEKILKNLDRVTPFFQPIFSADQHQVIGYEILGRYEEQSEYKSLGPFFHDSAVPEEYRVEVDNYVLEIALERIKDYGEDFLIFINRDPNLLMLDHGEEFMEILHRHFQPEEMHRIVLELSDTISPENLDPLQHVLAYFKTYGIKIALDHLGQDTQLDRIAQISPNILKVNLDQLRISGGDAYQVILFSLSMLARKIGANLLFENIESEYQLRFAWKNGGRYYQGYFLAKPEGEFINKDLLRDKFHQECQSFISLETKKLEAVYQKTLQFNENMQNFLKQQKRNGSHEEFLNILAKKLDSVCFRLYICDEEGYQKSPNILHKDGQWLVQPSYMNKNWSWRPYFLENIVKMRNEKKGRLSDLYSDIETGETIRTFSYPLNNKEYIFCDLSYSYLYENEALL from the coding sequence ATGGATACAGAAAAGATATTAAAGAATTTAGACAGGGTGACACCATTTTTTCAACCGATTTTCAGTGCAGATCAACATCAGGTAATCGGGTATGAAATTCTAGGGCGCTATGAGGAACAATCGGAATATAAAAGCCTTGGACCTTTTTTTCACGATTCTGCAGTGCCGGAAGAGTATAGGGTGGAAGTGGATAATTACGTACTTGAAATTGCTTTGGAGAGAATAAAAGACTATGGTGAAGATTTTCTTATCTTTATCAACAGAGATCCTAATTTGCTAATGCTGGATCATGGCGAAGAATTCATGGAGATTTTACATCGTCATTTTCAACCGGAGGAAATGCACCGGATCGTGCTGGAACTATCAGACACGATCAGTCCGGAAAACTTAGATCCTTTGCAGCATGTGCTTGCTTACTTTAAAACATATGGGATTAAGATAGCTTTAGATCATTTAGGACAAGATACGCAATTGGACCGAATCGCACAAATTTCTCCGAATATTTTAAAAGTTAACCTGGACCAGCTTCGCATTTCAGGTGGAGATGCCTATCAGGTCATCCTGTTTTCTCTAAGCATGCTTGCACGAAAAATCGGCGCTAATTTACTATTTGAGAACATTGAATCCGAATACCAGCTCCGTTTTGCATGGAAGAATGGGGGACGATATTATCAAGGGTATTTTTTGGCGAAGCCGGAAGGCGAATTCATTAATAAAGATTTACTTCGTGATAAATTCCATCAAGAATGTCAGTCATTCATTTCTTTAGAGACCAAGAAGCTTGAAGCGGTTTATCAAAAAACCTTGCAATTCAACGAGAATATGCAAAATTTCTTAAAACAGCAAAAGCGGAACGGCTCCCATGAAGAGTTTCTCAATATTTTGGCGAAAAAGTTGGATTCCGTATGTTTTCGGCTTTATATTTGTGATGAAGAGGGGTATCAAAAATCCCCCAATATCCTACATAAGGACGGGCAATGGCTAGTCCAACCTAGTTATATGAATAAAAATTGGAGCTGGAGACCTTATTTTCTCGAAAATATCGTAAAGATGCGCAATGAGAAAAAAGGAAGACTATCCGATTTATACAGTGATATCGAAACAGGGGAAACCATACGGACCTTTTCATACCCCCTGAATAATAAGGAATACATTTTCTGTGATCTTTCTTATAGTTATTTATATGAAAATGAAGCACTATTATAA
- a CDS encoding DUF3993 domain-containing protein — protein MRKYLVACLASILLFFSGGFTTSAEGLHREEVLSLVQDAMENQGSISEEVRTKEAIEGKLDKHFTGDFIKKFVEANVVEVDGGYMAFGSDFAPYYIPFFSYDKNTEIVYGKNGDVIYVQEEFQDIGDGPVSMKKHVESVTLKKENDVWKVMDVNYESDKMK, from the coding sequence ATGAGGAAATATCTAGTTGCATGTCTTGCCAGTATCCTTTTATTTTTCAGTGGAGGGTTCACAACTTCAGCGGAAGGCTTACATAGAGAGGAAGTACTATCTTTAGTACAAGATGCCATGGAGAACCAAGGTTCGATCAGTGAGGAAGTACGTACTAAGGAAGCGATTGAAGGGAAGTTGGATAAACACTTCACAGGTGATTTCATCAAGAAGTTTGTCGAAGCGAATGTAGTGGAAGTCGATGGCGGTTATATGGCATTTGGATCAGATTTCGCTCCGTATTATATCCCTTTTTTCAGTTACGACAAGAATACGGAAATTGTATATGGGAAAAACGGTGATGTCATTTATGTTCAGGAGGAATTCCAGGACATTGGGGACGGACCTGTATCGATGAAAAAACATGTTGAATCAGTTACCTTGAAAAAGGAAAATGATGTTTGGAAGGTTATGGATGTAAATTATGAAAGTGATAAAATGAAATAA
- a CDS encoding SLC13 family permease encodes MTEPMFITLIILLCAIALFIQGKFRADLIALSALSILGLLGILTLDELVAGFANQVVIMLAGLFIVGAGLLNTGIVEKAGNKLLGLCGGSEWKSLLIVMLTAGILSAFLSGTGIVSILLPLVMSMALKQKTSPTRYLLPLAYASSIGGLLTLTGSPSNMIVADVLRQNGIGTLEFFDFTPVGLIAFAAGVFFMLTLGRLLLPEKTIAANNSVKGLSAGELAGMYKVYDRLHYLHIPATSDIVGERLSDLQLPIQYELTLIEIQRKPKDKQLPLLQRQLTISARADEVLHPEDIILVFGEEEAVERLALNYELEFKHFNPEQIKKHFLSSRFGLTEILIVPNSDYENQTLIDVHFREKYQCNVLAINRNGEYIQADVGTERLKPGDAILIHGEWENIERISSDLQDVIVIGSTSEDGSPVNSKGKAWIALGITALMVILLSMEAVPAVLSVLTAALLMVISGCVRSMEDAYQKINWEPVLLIAAMFGITAALDNTGGVRMISDWLAVLFSNIGAHGILAVFYLLTLILSQFIPYGAATVIMTPIALTSAVNQGIDPLPVFICLAVAGSLALSTPRVATTNALVMTAGDYKHKDFIMIGISIQIFIGVIMVITIPWFFPF; translated from the coding sequence ATGACCGAACCAATGTTTATTACACTGATTATACTTCTATGCGCGATTGCGCTTTTTATACAAGGGAAATTTCGAGCAGATTTAATTGCACTAAGTGCACTATCCATTCTGGGTTTACTGGGGATTCTTACATTGGATGAACTAGTGGCCGGGTTTGCGAATCAAGTGGTCATCATGCTGGCTGGGCTATTTATAGTCGGTGCCGGCTTGTTAAATACAGGAATCGTGGAAAAGGCAGGAAATAAGTTGTTGGGTTTATGTGGGGGCAGTGAATGGAAATCGCTGCTTATCGTCATGCTTACAGCAGGAATATTAAGTGCCTTTTTAAGCGGAACAGGAATTGTTTCCATACTGCTTCCGCTCGTTATGAGCATGGCCTTAAAACAAAAAACAAGTCCGACAAGGTATTTATTGCCACTTGCCTATGCAAGCAGTATAGGCGGGCTATTAACACTGACAGGTTCTCCCTCCAATATGATCGTTGCTGATGTATTACGGCAAAATGGAATAGGGACATTAGAATTTTTTGACTTTACACCCGTGGGCTTGATCGCCTTTGCAGCAGGGGTATTCTTCATGTTGACACTCGGACGCCTGTTGCTTCCAGAGAAGACGATAGCCGCGAACAATAGTGTCAAAGGGCTGTCTGCAGGGGAGCTTGCAGGCATGTACAAAGTATATGACAGATTGCATTACCTGCATATACCCGCTACTTCCGATATTGTTGGAGAAAGGCTGTCTGACCTCCAGCTTCCTATTCAGTATGAATTGACTTTGATTGAAATCCAGCGGAAGCCAAAGGATAAGCAATTACCGCTGTTGCAAAGACAGCTGACGATTTCTGCAAGGGCGGATGAGGTTCTTCATCCTGAAGATATCATTTTGGTGTTTGGAGAAGAAGAAGCAGTTGAGAGATTGGCACTCAACTATGAACTGGAGTTTAAACATTTCAATCCCGAACAAATAAAGAAACATTTTCTTAGCAGTAGATTTGGATTGACAGAAATATTGATCGTCCCGAACTCGGATTATGAAAATCAAACCTTGATAGATGTGCATTTTCGTGAGAAATACCAATGTAATGTGCTTGCAATCAATCGGAATGGCGAATATATTCAAGCGGATGTCGGAACGGAACGCCTTAAACCGGGGGATGCAATCCTGATACATGGGGAATGGGAGAACATTGAGAGGATTTCCTCGGATTTACAGGATGTCATCGTCATTGGAAGTACCTCGGAAGATGGCTCTCCAGTCAACTCCAAGGGCAAAGCATGGATTGCCTTGGGAATCACTGCATTGATGGTCATTTTATTATCGATGGAGGCTGTCCCTGCCGTACTATCGGTATTGACGGCCGCATTGTTGATGGTGATCAGTGGCTGTGTCCGTTCGATGGAGGATGCTTATCAAAAGATTAACTGGGAACCTGTTCTTTTGATTGCCGCCATGTTCGGAATAACGGCTGCATTGGATAATACGGGCGGAGTGAGGATGATAAGTGATTGGCTGGCCGTTTTATTCAGTAATATCGGGGCACACGGCATATTAGCGGTCTTTTACTTGCTGACACTGATCCTGAGCCAATTCATCCCGTATGGAGCCGCGACGGTAATCATGACGCCCATCGCACTGACATCTGCGGTGAATCAAGGCATCGATCCTCTTCCTGTGTTTATATGCCTTGCCGTTGCTGGCAGTTTGGCTTTATCGACTCCAAGGGTTGCCACTACCAACGCGCTTGTCATGACGGCGGGTGATTACAAGCATAAAGATTTCATCATGATCGGGATATCCATACAGATCTTCATCGGCGTTATCATGGTGATCACAATACCGTGGTTCTTCCCTTTTTGA
- a CDS encoding fluoride efflux transporter FluC, whose translation MDRFKSFLAVGFGGAAGAILRYCVILTAGHSFFPFGTLLINIVGSFLLGMINGYFASKKKSLVFLALGSGFCGGFTTMSTFSQEVVNLLQTSLALAGLYIGATLLFGLVAGFFGLGLFNRRRGESL comes from the coding sequence ATGGATCGGTTTAAAAGCTTTCTTGCAGTCGGTTTTGGAGGAGCGGCTGGAGCGATATTGCGATATTGCGTAATCTTGACTGCTGGTCATTCCTTCTTCCCGTTTGGAACCCTCTTAATAAATATAGTAGGCAGCTTTTTACTTGGAATGATCAATGGCTATTTCGCCTCGAAAAAGAAATCGCTTGTTTTTTTAGCGCTGGGCAGCGGGTTTTGCGGCGGTTTCACCACGATGTCCACATTTTCCCAAGAAGTGGTGAATCTACTGCAGACTTCACTGGCATTGGCGGGACTGTATATTGGTGCCACGCTTTTATTTGGTTTGGTTGCTGGTTTCTTCGGACTGGGCCTTTTTAATAGACGGAGAGGTGAGTCCCTTTGA
- a CDS encoding glutaredoxin family protein, whose translation MKDVTLYTQPDCPPCKIMKMFFDDNNVVYKEKDIKADGHARKELTNKYGAYSTPTVVIDGKAIVGFELDEIKKELNI comes from the coding sequence ATGAAAGACGTTACGCTATACACCCAACCTGATTGCCCTCCCTGCAAAATCATGAAAATGTTCTTTGATGATAATAATGTCGTTTACAAAGAAAAGGATATTAAAGCAGATGGACATGCCCGAAAAGAATTAACGAATAAATACGGCGCCTATTCCACTCCAACGGTCGTCATCGACGGGAAAGCCATTGTTGGTTTTGAATTGGACGAAATAAAAAAAGAACTGAATATATAA